Genomic DNA from Torulaspora delbrueckii CBS 1146 chromosome 8, complete genome:
TGTCTATAATGCAAATGTAATGTACATAATGGTTACCATATCATCCATACGACAATCTTTATCGAAAAGATCGCTATGTATTTTACCCATTTAACGACACTGACAATGAACCATATACTCCAAAGAACAACCACGATAGCGAACTCTAAGATTCTGtaaaaaatttggtcaGTTTTTGCgctctcatcatcctcaagtTCCCAAATTTATCGACATCCTCTTGAAAAAGCTTCAACCTCAAAGTTAGGGAAGTGTTTATGTCACTGAGAATTCTGTCAGTAGTTGAAATTAGTGTCTCCACTCTCATCGAGTAATCATTCAATATACTTGATGCCAGCAAGTTACCTCTCTTGAATGCCTTGTCCAACTCTCTGTCGTAAGTCCCCAAAACTTTGGAAGTGTCTGAAAGGATACTATCCATGTTTTCATCACATTGCATCTTGTTCCTCTTCCTAATGCCCCAATCTTTGACGATCGAATGAGTGATCCGTCGGTGATGCATTATCCTCAAAGTGCCTGCCATATATCTAGCATCccaccaaaatttctccaGTTGCTTATCCGTTTGCACCGACTTGTTTAAAGGCTCTAGTGGGTCTAGAGACTCAGTGTCCTCATAAGTCTGCCCTCTTCCAGACTCAACATGCTCCACATGCACAGCATCCTTCTCCTGCGAGCTTCTCCTGACAGGACGGATTGGCAGCGCACTTAACAACGTAGTTCGTGGGCCTTGAGGATCCATAGGCGTCATGTAAGAATTACCCGTAATATTGGCCATGCTTGTGCTACTGGCACGACTATGATCAGAAGTCCCGGTATTATAAGACTCTCCTTTAGACATAGGTAACGAAAGCTTCTCCACAGAATCATGACTTCTGCGACGCAGATTTGGAGATTTTGACCATCGTTTGGGCCTGTTACCTATGATCATTTCGAATCGATTGAGCCTTGATTTCTCATTCTCGTCCAGCGAGGTTCCCGGCTCTGGAGCTACCAAGTGCGACATAGGCAACTCAGAGTGACTAAAAGCACTTACATCTGACACGCTATCTCTATGTTGCCCTCGTAGCTCCGGAGAGCTTGGATTGATGCCTGACATATAATAGGGTGAGCTTGATGGAAGTTCCAAATGTGAAGAAGTTCGACGTCTGATATGTGGACGGTGATGACGATGCTGTTCCTTTGTAGGGCTTGCGGTCAGGCTTTTATTCGGCCTGAACCAGAGGTTTCCATGCGGATCTACTAGTTCATCCCAGTGAGACGTCCTCCAGGTCAGATCACTAGATCGCTCGCTCACTTCCACGAACCAGGGCATTTTCTTATTGGGCTTCGATGAAAACTGTTTTATGGCAATAACTGGGGCTTTCTGTACAAATAACTCGCGAGGAGGCATTTCACGGtatttcttcctcagttTCCTGTTTCTTATGACTTGCAGAGGATTGTACACTCCTTCTACACCATCATGATGATGATCATGGCTCTCAAGGTTGATACATCTGTCCATTACATTATAGTAAAAATCCATGTATATTCTCACACGCTCGGCTTTTATCCTAGTAGACCTCGGGATGGCTAGTATCGGAGGTCGCTGTTCAGCACCTGGTATCTTATTCGAGTCGCCATTAGGCTGTCCAAATTTATCCTCTGGTGAGAACATGTTCTCATAAGATTCAGGAAGGGCCCTGGTATAGTTTAAATCATCCATGAGACCAAATTTATTGTCCATCAACAGTTTGGTAACCATTTTTAACCTTTCTGGCTTCGCATGAACATGCACCTCGTCATTACTGGTCTCCACATAATCGAGACCCTTGTCAGTTTCAACCATTGGCTGACCAGTATTCTATTAATTCAATCTTTCGTGATGTTGAACTCCCGATGACCTTTCACTAACCTTTATTTTCATGAAGTTTTATTTAGTTTTAGTTaataaagaattgaaaaatgatcaaatctCTACTAACTGAGAAAAGTACAGCTTGGCTTGAGACTACTGCAATACTCAATGCCGCAGTATTTTGCCATCATAGGAAAAAGAGACAACCCGGTTTATGAGGCAGAGTTCACGGCACAACAGGGTCAACAGGGTCAGGTACAACAGGGCTTCCCACAGAATCTGAAAGAGCTGAACCCTTTTATCTTACATGCATCATTGGATATTATAGAAGATCTACAATGGAAGACAAATCCAAATACGCAGTCCGGAAGTAATAGCGGTGGAGGCGGTGGATTTCTTAGATCGAGGAACGTTGCGAATGTGGACAACTGTTACCTGTGTAAAGTAGATCACTTCTACGGGTTAGCAGTTACCGCGTACTTGACATACGGTGGGATGAAGTTTGTAATGATTCATGGGAATATGAATAATGGTGACGTTCAGATCGATGACAATTCCGTGAGAGCTTTTTACCAAGAAGTGCATGAACTGTATATTAAGACTCTAATGAACCCATTCTATAAGATTAATGATCCAATCACTAGTCCGGCATTTGACTCAAGAGTACGGGCATTGGCAAGAAAGTATCTGAATAAATAATATAAAATTATTGTTCGCCTCCTAACTATCGTTCGGTTAAGGATTTACTTAGACTCTTCAAGATGCTCTTGGAGTCAATTTGCTGGGTGTTATCTCTCACTGTTGCTGCAAAACTTTGAGTAAGTTTATCGCGCCTGGCTTTTAGCAGAACAAAAAAGGCTTTGGAGGAGGAATCGAGGAGATGTGAGTGAACTTGTAATCTGTCAAGACGCCGCGTTAGATCCTGGGAAACATTTGTTGTCGCAACCTCATCGATAGCCATATCCTGATTCGGAAGAGAAAACTGTTTGTCGATGACTTCCCATTCTGCCTCGGGCTTCTGCTTACCGAGCACTTGAGCCCACGATTCAATCTCGTCTTTAAGATTTTTTACTCGACTTTCAAgtatcttcaaatttttttcGTTCTCGACATTCTTACTGTTTGGAACCTTCTTCCTGCCTTCAATATTGaatctcattttcttccGTCgtatcttcttttctccatcatcatcatcaaaaagCTCACGTAATTCTGTATCTTCTCCAACCTCATTATCGTCACCGCTGTTAGCAGCCGCTTCTTCGGCTTCCCAATCTATATCGATGCTCCCCCGTCGCAGATCATTTACAAACTCCTTCATTATGACTAGCGCGATCTTCTTAGGATCAACATATTCGCCATTCTCTCGTCTGGATGTCTGATTAGTCTCTTTTTCCTCCAGTCTTCTCAAAGCCCTGATGGTACACCAGTTAAAAAGCTGACGCATTTGCAAAccttttccaaaagatgT
This window encodes:
- the TRS20 gene encoding TRAPP subunit TRS20 (similar to Saccharomyces cerevisiae TRS20 (YBR254C); ancestral locus Anc_7.176), translating into MPQYFAIIGKRDNPVYEAEFTAQQGQQGQVQQGFPQNLKELNPFILHASLDIIEDLQWKTNPNTQSGSNSGGGGGFLRSRNVANVDNCYLCKVDHFYGLAVTAYLTYGGMKFVMIHGNMNNGDVQIDDNSVRAFYQEVHELYIKTLMNPFYKINDPITSPAFDSRVRALARKYLNK
- the MTC4 gene encoding Mtc4p (similar to Saccharomyces cerevisiae YBR255W; ancestral locus Anc_7.177) — translated: MVETDKGLDYVETSNDEVHVHAKPERLKMVTKLLMDNKFGLMDDLNYTRALPESYENMFSPEDKFGQPNGDSNKIPGAEQRPPILAIPRSTRIKAERVRIYMDFYYNVMDRCINLESHDHHHDGVEGVYNPLQVIRNRKLRKKYREMPPRELFVQKAPVIAIKQFSSKPNKKMPWFVEVSERSSDLTWRTSHWDELVDPHGNLWFRPNKSLTASPTKEQHRHHRPHIRRRTSSHLELPSSSPYYMSGINPSSPELRGQHRDSVSDVSAFSHSELPMSHLVAPEPGTSLDENEKSRLNRFEMIIGNRPKRWSKSPNLRRRSHDSVEKLSLPMSKGESYNTGTSDHSRASSTSMANITGNSYMTPMDPQGPRTTLLSALPIRPVRRSSQEKDAVHVEHVESGRGQTYEDTESLDPLEPLNKSVQTDKQLEKFWWDARYMAGTLRIMHHRRITHSIVKDWGIRKRNKMQCDENMDSILSDTSKVLGTYDRELDKAFKRGNLLASSILNDYSMRVETLISTTDRILSDINTSLTLRLKLFQEDVDKFGNLRMMRAQKLTKFFTES